In the Leptotrichia sp. oral taxon 223 genome, CTACTTCCGCATGTGGACGTGGAATTACGTGAACTGAAATCAGTTCCCCAACTCTTTCAGCAGCCGCAGCTCCCGCATCTGTCGCAGCCTTTACAGCCCCAACATCTCCTCTTACAAGAACTGTTACAAGTCCTCCTCCTACATGCTCTTTCCCAATTAATGTCACATTTGCGGCTTTAACCATCGCATCTGCAGCTTCTATCGCAGCCACCAGCCCTTTTGTTTCTATCATTCCTAACGCATTTAATGTTGCCATAGCCATTACCTCCTAAAATTATTTACTATTCTCTTCCTTTTGGCAAAATAGTTTCTACTTCCGCATGCGGACGTGGAATTACATGAATTGAAATCAGTTCCCCAACTCTTTCAGCAGCCGCAGCTCCCGCATCTGTCGCAGCCTTTACAGCCCCAACATCTCCTCTTACAAGAACTGTTACAAGTCCTCCTCCTACATGCTCTTTCCCAATTAATGTCACATTTGCAGCTTTAACCATTGCATCTGCAGCTTCTATCGCAGCCACTAGCCCTTTTGTTTCTATCATTCCTAATGCATTTAATGTTGCCATGTCTTTCCTCCTGAAATTATTTTTTTTATTCAATAAATAATTTAATCCCAAATTCACCTCCTCGCTTTATTAATTAATAAATTTATATATACAAATTATTAATCATTGAAAAATAAAAAAGGAACTAAAAAATTTAAATAATTTCTCAAGCTCCTTTGCTCCAAAATATTATTGTTCTTTATATTTTTATTTTTATTTGTAATTTTATACCGTTATTTCATAAATTCACATTACTCCGTTGTAATATGTGTGCAAACCTCTTATTATTGAACTAATGAATCAAATAATACTGAGGTTTAAGTAAAATAATTATAGTTTTTAAATTCAATTTCAAAATGAAATTATTATAACTTCTATTTTGAGTATACTATGATTTTTCATTTTGTCAATAGTTTTAAAAAAAAAATTTAAAATTATATTTAAGTTTATATAATTTTAAAAAAAATTGAATGCGAAATAAAGGAAAATAACGATTGATTTCTCTTGCTTATATAAAAAGAAAAAACATGAATTATAAAAAATATTTATTAACAATGAGCAGTTTTTCAAAATTTAAGTAAAAATCCCTTATATGGATACTTAAAAATTAGGTTTGATTTTTTTCATCAAGGCTGTCAAATTAATTATTATAGAATTTTATTTCTATTTTTTAAATGGAGTCTAGCCTAGGTGCAAGATTTGTGACAATGAGAATCCTGCGAAAAAAAAGACATAATCCTGATTTCACTCAGTAATTATGTCTTTTCTCTATTCCAAACTAAAGCCAGTAACGGTTCAAATTATTTCAATGTTTTTTGTTCAAATTTTTTACCACCATAGTAAATTATGTATTTCTTATCTTGTAATGCCCCCGGATTTACAAATATTACTCCATTTTTTTCTGCCATAAATTCCTTATGTGTATGCCCAAAAACACAAATTTCAGCCTTTTCTAAATGCGCTTTTTTTTCTAATTCTTCAAGTGTAGTTTTTACGCTGTATAGATGCCCGTGTGTCAATAGTACCTTTTTTCCCATCAAATCAAATATTTTAGTTTCTCTAGACTCATAATCATCTATATCAGTATTTCCCTTTACAATAGCAAAAAGTACATCTCTGTAGACTAACGACATATCAATTGCATCTGTGCTGTGATCTCCTGCAAAAATTACAATTTCTGGCTGCTCCAGATCCATTACTTGCTGAAAATAATCAAGCCTTCCGTGACTATCGGAACAAATCAATACCTTCATTAAATCTCCTCTCTCCATATTCCTTTTTGTTTATTTCTCCATTGAAAAAAACTTTTTACATACTTAAAATCAAAATCAATCTTCAATAAATTTATTTTAAAATTAAAATTTAAATACATTAAATTCAGTCTTCAAAACTTATTTATTTTCAGTTCAATTTGAAAGAGTTTTTGGTATATATTATCTTTTTAACAAAATATCTTAAACTCCAAATACACTTTAGTAAGTAATTTTATTTATCATTATAGCACACTTTTTAATTTATTCCTAATTTTCTATATTATATATAAGAAACAACATTTACGTTAATGCCAAATCTATTATAATCCAAAAAATTTTATAAAGTATATTATTTTTATTATAATTTTCTTTATTTTTAAGAATTTCTAAAAAGTCAAAATTACAATTACTGCAAAAAAATACTACTTTACGGTTATTTATGGGTATTTTGCTTGTGAAATATAGCATAATTATTCATATTAATTTTATAACTATTTTAAATTACGAATTATTTTGTTCTAAAAATGAAATTATTATAAGAAAATTTTTACCTAAAAAAAATTAATATTTTAAAATATGTTTTTTTATTTTTTTCAAAACCCTTTTAAATAATTATTATTAAAAAAATAATTTTTGTTTAAAAATCAGATTTACCCAAACAGAAATTATATTTTTTATAAAAACTGTTTGAGCAAAATCTATTAAAATCAATTTATGACAGATAATTTAGAATCCAGTTTTAGCTTAAAATTTCTTAATTATAGCCGATTCCTTGAAAACTGGAGCAAAAATATGTAAAAAGCGATGGGATTGGCTATAGATAATCCTAACTTTCTGCTCTCGTTTTAAACTGGAACTGCTATAGTAAGGATTTAAATTATACGATAAATATTGGCTTTTGAAGATTTTCCAATATTCTGACTCCTAGTTTGCCGGTAATTCTTTCCACCATTACTGTGTATCTCAAATCTCCCATTAGAACCAGATCATAATTTTGGGCTTCATTCATAATTGTCTTGAATGTATCCCCCTTTTTATGAATAAGGTTGTAATTATCTCCAAATCTTTCAGCCAAGCTGTTTTCATCCTCTTCTTCAACATTTACACGCAATACGTCAACTTTTTGCTCACCAAATATATGGAAGAAAGTAAATAATGTTTTATTTGCATTGTAAGCGCCATCATCAAGCAGCATCAAATTATCTAACTTGAAATTTTCTGCATTTGGCAATATAATTAACGGTTTAAAGATACTTCTTAATATTTCCTTTAGTACGGGAGTTACTTTGTCATTTTTCACAAGTACAAGCAAATCATATTTTTTTAGCTCTTCCAGTACAATTTCAGATGTTTCTCCGTCTTTTGTATAAAAGTTTGCAATATCAGAAGTCATTTTTTCCTTTAGTTTTTTTACAGTTTTTTCCTCCAGTTCCCTGTATTCCTTAAAGGCATAGTTTGCTCCGATATTTAGTCCCATTCCTTCTATGCTTACAGGGAATACCTCATATTTCAGGACATCCTTGATGTAAATAACGTCAATATCAGCGTTATATTTTTGCTTAAAAATTTTCGCAAAATTAACCAATGGCTGGGCTTCATTTTCTGCCGTAACTAAAAATAATGCTTTTTTTTGTAACATTTTAACCACTTCCTTCTATATGATAGTTTTGTTATCTTAATTTATTGTTTATCTTCGTCCAATCCAGGCTCTTCCGTAATTTTTACCACCGAAGCAATTTTTTCATTATTTCTGACTTTCATTATTCGCACACCATATGCCGAACGCCCTATTACTGATACGTTATTGACGCTCGTTCTGATTAATGTACCTTCTGATGTAATAAGCATAATTTCATCATTTTCCTTGACAATTTTTACATCCACGATTTTTCCAGTTTTATCATTAAGTTTTGCATTGATAATTCCCTTTCCGCCTCGAGATGTCAGTCTGTATTCTAATAACTTAGTACGTTTTCCATATCCTTCCTCAGTAATTGTAAGGATTCTTACTTCGGCGTCATCCATTTCTGAATTAATGATTGCCGCACCTACAATTCTGTCCTTATCCCGAAGAGTTATTCCTCTCACTCCAGCAGCTCCAGTTCCCATGCTTCTTACGTCTTTTTCAGAAAATCTAATGGCAATGCCGTTTCTTGTAGCCGCAAAAATCTCATCTTCCCCACTTCCGCTTGTAAGCCCGATAAACATCACTTCATCATCTTCATTCAGCCTTATAGCTCTTTTTCCAGCTTTTTTGATATTGTCAAACAATGTCAGCTCAGATTTTTTCACAACTCCATTCCGTGTGACAAAGAATAGATTTTTATTTTTTTCAAATTCACGGACTTTTATTATTGTGCTAACTTTTTCATCATCATCTAGATTTATGATATTTCCTATCAGTTTTCCACGTGCCTGTTTTCCAGTTTCAGGGATTTCGTACACTTTTATGCTGAATACTTTTCCTTTCGTTGTGAAAATAAGCAATGTGTCAAGAGTCTTTGCTATATACATGTCTTTTACGACATCGTCTTCTATTGTATTTGTAGCGTTTACTCCGATTCCTCCACGTTTTTGAGAACGGTAAGTATCAATTGCCATACGTTTTACATAACCCTTTTCTGTAAGTGTTACAACAACTTCCTCATCCTTAATCAAGTCTTCTATGCTGATTTCGGCTCTTGCATTTCTGATTTCAGTTCTACGTTCATCTCCAAAATCTTCTTTTAATTTAAGCGCTTCTTCTTTAATTATACCATATATTTTTGAATCATCGGACAAAATTCCAGTTAATTCTTCAATTAATAGCATAAGTTCATTATATTCCTGATTAATCTTATCTCTTTCAAGTCCAGTAAGCCTCTGCAATCTCATATCCAGAATAGCTTTCGCCTGAATTTCCGAAAATCCAAATTTTGCAATTAATTCAACCCGTGCAACATTTACATCCTTTGAAGCACGTATAATTCTAATTACTTCCTCAATGTTATCAAGTGCAATTTTGAATCCTTCCAAAATATGAGCTCTATTTTTAGCCTTTTTCAGCTCAAATTCAGTTCTTCTTGTAATTACTTCAAACCTATGTTCCAGATATTTCTGAAGAACCTGCTTTAAATTTAATACTCTCGGTGCATTATCCACAAGTGCAAGCATAATTACACCAAATGTATTTTGCAAATCGGTAAACTTGTAAAGACTGTTCAGAATTAATTCACTTTCTTCACCTTTTTTCAATTCAATTACAATTCTGATACCGTCCCTATCAGTTTCATCCCGCAAGTCTGATATTCCAGTAATTTTCTTCTGTCTTACTAAATCAGCAATTTTTTCAATAAGTCTGGCTTTATTTACCTGATACGGCAATTCTGTAACAATAATCGACTCTTTTCCAGTTTTAGAAGCTTCAACTTCCACACGTCCTGCAACCCGCAGTTTTCCGCGTCCAGTCCTGTACGCATCATAAATTCCCTGTTTCCCATTAATTATACCGCCAGTTGGAAAATCCGGCCCTTTTACATAAGTAATCAGTTCATCAATCGAAATTTCAGGATTATCAATCAATGCAATAATTCCATCAACTACTTCTCCTAAATTATGCGGCGGAATATTTGTAGCCATTCCGACTGCAATCCCATTTGCCCCATTTAGTAGCAAATTAGGCAGTTTTGCAGGCAACACAACTGGCTCATCCAGACTTTCATCAAAGTTCTTTCTGTAGTCAATCGTATCTTTTCCAATATCTGCAAGCAGCTCCTCAGTAATTTTAGCCATTCTAGCTTCCGTATACCGCATTGCCGCCGCTTCATCCCCGTCAATCGAACCAAAGTTTCCATGTCCGTCAACAAGTTCATATCTCATATTAAAGTCCTGCGCCATTCTAACCATTGCGCCATAAACTGAAGAATCCCCGTGTGGATGGTATTTCCCCAGTACATCCCCGACAATTCTTGCCGATTTCTTAAATGGAGTCTTATGGCTCATACCCATTTCACTCATGGAAAACAGAATTCTTCTATGCACGGGCTTTAATCCGTCACGCACATCAGGCAGCGCACGGCTCACAATTACACTCATCGAATAATCCAGATAAGCCGCCTTTATCTCATCCTCGATATAAACATTAGATTCATTCGACAAATCTGTAGCCTTAGGCAGCCCTTCTACAACTATCTCCCTATCATCATTCTCATCCATTTCCGTTATCTCTTCTTCTCTTTTATCGTCATCTCTGATATCGTCTGACATCCTGCACCTCTTTTCTTCTCTTTCTTTACAACAAGTGAACTATTAATTAAGCTATTTCCTAAATTTTTATTACAAGTTATCTTAATTAGTAATTGTTTTTCCTTTTTTATATTAACTCTTTTAACGCAGAGGTATCAGACGCCATACCTCTGCACTCCCGCTTACGCAAAACTTTCTTAATAAAGAAAAAATAAAACTCGATTTTGAATCAAGATTATTTTAACATAATTAACTAAATATAATTTAAAATTTGTTTCAAAATCTCAAACAGTTATTTTTTCTTTAACGAAATTTTGCTTATTTTCTATTAACATATCTATTTATAATTAAACTAAAAATGTCGTGATTTTTTTGGAATGAAATTGACTGTTTGAGCTTTTTCATTTTCTTTAAATCGTGATTAATTTATAGAGTTGATAATAACTTTTGTTAAAAGCGAGTTTCAATTTCGTAGTAATCCAGGTTTATCCAAATAATAAATGTTTAGACTACTTTCCCAAATAAAATTTGGGAATATTTCAAAAAATGCTTAGACAAGCCGGGATTGCAAAGGGGATGGCGATTGTTCCCCTTTGCTTTTAAAAAAAGAAAAAACATAAATATTATAGAAAAATATCTATTAATAAAAATAACTTTTCTCAATTTTAATCAAAAATTATATATCTAAGTTCCTTACATAATTCGCATTATCTTCAATAAACTTCCTTCTCGGCTCAACTTTATCCCCCATTAGAATATTAAACATTTTATCCGCATATGAAGCGTCTTCCATTGATACTTTTAACAATGTTCTCACTTCCGGATCAAGGGTTGTTTCCCAAAGTTGTTCTGGATTCATTTCTCCCAGCCCTTTGTAACGCTGGATTGTGTATTTTCTTCCGTCATTTTCCAAGACTTTTGTCACTTGTTTTAGCTGATCGTCTGAATAGGCGTATCTGATTGCTTTTCCAGCCTGAATTTTGTATAAAGGCGGCTGCGCTATGTAAATATACCCTTCGTTTATCAATTCTCTTAAATGTCTGTAAAAGAATGTCAGCATCAATGTTCTTATGTGAGCCCCATCGACATCGGCATCCGTCATTATTACGATTTTGTGGTATCTCAATTTTTCAAGGTTCATATCATCGCCAAATCCAGCTCCAAATGCAGTTATCATATCACGTATTTCAGCATTTTCAAGCGTACGGTGAACACTTGCCTTTTCCACATTCAATATTTTTCCACGAAGCGGCAGGATTGCCTGAAATCTTCTATCTCTTCCCTGTTTTGCAGAACCTCCCGCTGAGTTTCCTTCGACTATGAATATTTCTGATTCAGCAGGATCTTTTGAAGAGCAGTCAGCTAGTTTTCCAGGAAGCGATCCCACTTCCAGATTACTTTTTCTTAGCACAAGTTCCCTTGCCTTTTTAGCCGCTTCTCTTGCCTTTTTCGACATTGTCATCTTTTCTATTATTTTTTCAGCCGCTTTCGGATGATCTTCCAAATAAAATTTTAAATTGCTTCCGACAATATTTGAAACAATTCCTGTAACTTCACTGTTTCCAAGCTTAGTTTTTGTTTGTCCTTCAAATTGCGGTTCGGGAATTTTTACGCTTATTATGCAGACAAGCCCTTCTCTCACATCTGTTCCTTGAAATGTGCCACTTTTTTCCTTTATCAAATTCATCTGTTTTGCTATGTCGTTAATTGTTCTAGTAAGCGCTGTCCTAAATCCACTGACATGAGTCCCACCTTCGTGAGTATTTATATTATTTACAAATGAATAGACAATTTCTCTTTGAGCGGTTGTGTAATTCATCGCAATTTCCACTTCGACTACTTTTGCTCCAACTTTTTTTAAATAAACGTTTCCATTTTCATCCACAGCTTCCACTTCTTTGGCAGGCTGAGTTTCAAACGAATCCGCCATATAAATGACGTCATTTACAATTTTTTCATCATCCGTTATTTCATTCAGAAAATCTTTTATTCCGCCCTCAAAATGAAATTCCTCCTCTTTTATTTCATCTTTTTTTCTTTCGTCAATCAATTTTATTTTAAGCCCTTTATTTAAGTATGACAGCTCTTTTAATCTCGACTCCAAAACAGAATAGTCATAAACTGTTGTCTCAAAGATTTCATCGTCCGCTTTAAATCTAATGACCGTTCCATGCGCATCAAGCGGTGCATCTCCAATTTTTTCAGGAGATGAAATCGGCACTCCTCTCTCAAATGTTTGTCTTACTATCTGTCCATCTCTTGTAACAGTTGCTTCCACCCATTCAGATAGAGCATTGACAACCGAAATTCCTACCCCGTGTAGTCCTCCCGATACTTTGTAGTTGTCGTTATCAAATTTTCCTCCAGCGTGAAGCACAGTCATAACCACTTCTAATGTAGATTTTCCTGTCTTATGCATTGCAACGGGGATTCCACGTCCATTATCCGTTACTTCAATAATATTCCCCTCAAGTATTCTCACAGTAATTTTATCACAAACTCCTGCAAGCGCCTCATCCACGCTGTTATCCACAATTTCCCACACCAGATGGTGAAGTCCACGTGAGGAAGTTGATCCGATATACATCCCTGGACGCTTTCTAACCGCTTCCAGCCCCTCCAGAACCGTAATCGAGTCTGCTCCATAATTGTTAGCCATTATTTATTTCCTCCATTTTTTTCAAAACTTTTCCATATATTTTACACAAAATATAAAATTCTATATCTATTTCCCAACACAAAAATTCCCAAACACATGATCCAAAATATCCTCAGATGAAATTTCTCCTGTAATTTCCGAAAGCGAATCAAGCGCTTCCTTCAAATCCACAGAAATTAAGTCCATAGGAAGTCCCATGTCTATTGTTTCAAAAATATTTCTTATTGCGTCTTTTGTTTTTTCAAGTGCAGTTTTATGCCGAATATTTGTAATTATTAGTTTTTCTGACGAGTTTTCCACATCTTCTTCCACAATGTATGAATAGATTTTTTCCTGCATGTCTTCAATTCCAATATTGTCCTTTGCAGAAATTTCAACAATATTTTCCAAGCTGTACCCTTCAAGATTAATTTTTTTATTTAAATCAATCTTATTTAATAATACTATAACTTTCTTGTTATTTTCTTTAATTTTAGTTATAACTTCCATGTCTTCGGCTTCCAGCTCCTTTGAAGCATCCAGTACAAGCAGCACCAGATCAGCCTTCTCGATAAACTGCTTTGACTTTTCTACACCGATATTTTCCACAATGTCGTCAGTCCGTCTAATTCCCGCCGTATCCACCAGAACCAATGGAATCCCTTTTATATTGATTATTTCCTCAATAATGTCTCTTGTGGTTCCTGCAATGTGCGTTACAATCGCACGTTCCTCATGAAGCAGGGCATTTAGCAATGTAGATTTCCCAACATTTGGTTTTCCCACAATAACCGTCTTTATTCCCTCTTTAATTTTTTTCCCTGTATCATACGAGTCAATTAGACGGTTTGCCTCCTCATAGACTTTTTCCAGATTATTCCGAAGCTCTGCTGGCAATGGATCGTCAATTCCTTCTTCAGGATAATCCAGCACCACATTTACATGTGCCGCAATATCAAGCAGCGCCTTCTTAAATTCGTTTACTTTGTCACGCAGATCCCCTCTTAACTGATCCAGCGACAACGACACGCTCTTTTCCGTTTTCCCCTGAATAATGTCCATAACCGCCTCAGCCTGCGACAAGTCTATACGTCCATTCATGAACGCTCTTTTTGTAAATTCGCCGCTTTCAGCATGTCTTGCCCCATTTCTTAGCACAAGTTCAAGCACTTTTTCTGAAACAAGCGTACCGCCGTGACAGTTTATTTCCACAATGTCTTCACAAGTATAGCTTTTAGGGGCTTTTAGTCTTACAGCCATTACTTCATCTACTGTTTTTTCCCCATCCTTGATAAATCCGTAATTTAATTTATAAAAACCCAAATCAGCATTTGGGTTCTTTTTAATAAATATTTTGTCCAGTATTTCAAATGATTTATCGCCGGATATTCTTATTATGGCAATTCCACCTTCCCCTTTTGGAGTGGAAATAGCCGCAATTGTATCAAACAACATCTTATTTATCCCTCTATTTTCTAAAATCATTTTTAATTCATGTTGCACTAAACTGTTTAAAAAAACTTTATTTAAACAATCCAGTTCAATTTTTTAAAATTTTTCATCTAACTTTTTAATAACTAGATATCTTTTTGGCTCTTCCCCCATGCTTTCAGTTTTTAGCCCTCTCATGAAGGAAACTTCCTCGTGAATGATTTTACGCTCACGTGCCGACATCGGGTTTAATTTTATGGCATTTCCTGTTGCAAGGACCGCCTTGCCTTTTTTTCTTGCTAAATCCCTTAATGATCTTTCGCGTTTTTCCTTATAATTGTTAGAATCTACAGATATTTTCAAATGTTTAAACTGCTTTGTAGTGCTGAGCAAGTATTCAAAGCTGTTTAGTGTATTCCCCTTTTCTCCGATTAAAAATCTCATGTCTTTTCCATCAAGAATAACTAAATATTTGTTATTGTTTTCTTTTTTTATGCTGACAATCCGCACATCCAATTTTACACTTACAATAAATTCCTTAAAAAATGCCCTGATTTTATCTATATTTAAATCAGGCTGATTAGCTGCAGATTTTTCTTCATTTTCATTTCTGTAATTTTTCTTGCCGTTATCCTTTTGAAAATTATTTCTATTTTCCCCTCTTGCTTCCCTTTTATCTTTTTTGGCATTTCTGTATTCATTTTGCGCTTTCGGTTTTTCGCCTTCTGCTTTAATTTCATCAGTTTTTAGTTCTGATTTTTTAATAATTTCGATTTCATATTCACCTTTTATGCTGATGAACAATATCTTCTTAGGATATTTCAAAACTTTTACTCGGTAAGTTTCATCTTCCTTCAGCGTCAATGAACGGCTTACCATATTTTTTAGCTCTTCCTCATTTTGCGCCTTTAATACTATCTTTTCCATCATCACTTCTTCCTTTCAAAATGAAATACTGCTGAACCAATGACAAAGCCCCTGAAACTAGATAATACAACGTTACCCCTGATGGCATGTTGTAAAATATGAACAGCATCATAAGAGGCAGCATGTACATCATTGTCTGCATCTGCTGAGCATTTTCCTGTCCACCAGTTGCACTCGTCATTATTTTTTGCTGGATATATGTCACACCTACATTTAAAATTGGCAATAAATTAAATGCAAATTTTCCCATCATAAACAGTCTGTCTGGCTGTTTTAGTGTAAACCACAAAAATTTGGCGTCTGCTGGAATTGCGTTCCCGCTGAAAGCCCAGTATAATGCCACAAATATTGGCATTTGGATTAGTATCGGCAGGCATCCTCCTAGTGGGTTTACTCCGCTTTCTCTATAAAGTTCTGCTGTTTTTCGTTGATATTCTTGTGGATCATCCTTGTATTTTTCTTTTATTTTTTCAAGTTCAGGCTGTAATTCCCTCATTTTTTTCATTGACTTTTCCTGTTTTAATGTCAATGGAAATACAATTATTCTCATTAAAATTGTAACAATTATTATTGCTATACCATAATTTCCTACAACACTATATATCGCATTTAAAACATGTACGACAAAATCGACAAGTGCCTGTATTTTAAACATATATTATTTCCTCCACTTTTTTATTTTAACGGATCATATCCGCCCTTATGAAAAGGATGGCATTTTAATATTCTTTTTACTGCCAGATAACTTCCTTTTATTGCTCC is a window encoding:
- a CDS encoding BMC domain-containing protein, with protein sequence MATLNALGMIETKGLVAAIEAADAMVKAANVTLIGKEHVGGGLVTVLVRGDVGAVKAATDAGAAAAERVGELISVHVIPRPHAEVETILPR
- a CDS encoding BMC domain-containing protein, whose protein sequence is MATLNALGMIETKGLVAAIEAADAMVKAANVTLIGKEHVGGGLVTVLVRGDVGAVKAATDAGAAAAERVGELISIHVIPRPHAEVETILPKGRE
- a CDS encoding YfcE family phosphodiesterase, with the protein product MKVLICSDSHGRLDYFQQVMDLEQPEIVIFAGDHSTDAIDMSLVYRDVLFAIVKGNTDIDDYESRETKIFDLMGKKVLLTHGHLYSVKTTLEELEKKAHLEKAEICVFGHTHKEFMAEKNGVIFVNPGALQDKKYIIYYGGKKFEQKTLK
- a CDS encoding GntR family transcriptional regulator, whose protein sequence is MLQKKALFLVTAENEAQPLVNFAKIFKQKYNADIDVIYIKDVLKYEVFPVSIEGMGLNIGANYAFKEYRELEEKTVKKLKEKMTSDIANFYTKDGETSEIVLEELKKYDLLVLVKNDKVTPVLKEILRSIFKPLIILPNAENFKLDNLMLLDDGAYNANKTLFTFFHIFGEQKVDVLRVNVEEEDENSLAERFGDNYNLIHKKGDTFKTIMNEAQNYDLVLMGDLRYTVMVERITGKLGVRILENLQKPIFIV
- the gyrA gene encoding DNA gyrase subunit A, coding for MSDDIRDDDKREEEITEMDENDDREIVVEGLPKATDLSNESNVYIEDEIKAAYLDYSMSVIVSRALPDVRDGLKPVHRRILFSMSEMGMSHKTPFKKSARIVGDVLGKYHPHGDSSVYGAMVRMAQDFNMRYELVDGHGNFGSIDGDEAAAMRYTEARMAKITEELLADIGKDTIDYRKNFDESLDEPVVLPAKLPNLLLNGANGIAVGMATNIPPHNLGEVVDGIIALIDNPEISIDELITYVKGPDFPTGGIINGKQGIYDAYRTGRGKLRVAGRVEVEASKTGKESIIVTELPYQVNKARLIEKIADLVRQKKITGISDLRDETDRDGIRIVIELKKGEESELILNSLYKFTDLQNTFGVIMLALVDNAPRVLNLKQVLQKYLEHRFEVITRRTEFELKKAKNRAHILEGFKIALDNIEEVIRIIRASKDVNVARVELIAKFGFSEIQAKAILDMRLQRLTGLERDKINQEYNELMLLIEELTGILSDDSKIYGIIKEEALKLKEDFGDERRTEIRNARAEISIEDLIKDEEVVVTLTEKGYVKRMAIDTYRSQKRGGIGVNATNTIEDDVVKDMYIAKTLDTLLIFTTKGKVFSIKVYEIPETGKQARGKLIGNIINLDDDEKVSTIIKVREFEKNKNLFFVTRNGVVKKSELTLFDNIKKAGKRAIRLNEDDEVMFIGLTSGSGEDEIFAATRNGIAIRFSEKDVRSMGTGAAGVRGITLRDKDRIVGAAIINSEMDDAEVRILTITEEGYGKRTKLLEYRLTSRGGKGIINAKLNDKTGKIVDVKIVKENDEIMLITSEGTLIRTSVNNVSVIGRSAYGVRIMKVRNNEKIASVVKITEEPGLDEDKQ
- the gyrB gene encoding DNA topoisomerase (ATP-hydrolyzing) subunit B: MANNYGADSITVLEGLEAVRKRPGMYIGSTSSRGLHHLVWEIVDNSVDEALAGVCDKITVRILEGNIIEVTDNGRGIPVAMHKTGKSTLEVVMTVLHAGGKFDNDNYKVSGGLHGVGISVVNALSEWVEATVTRDGQIVRQTFERGVPISSPEKIGDAPLDAHGTVIRFKADDEIFETTVYDYSVLESRLKELSYLNKGLKIKLIDERKKDEIKEEEFHFEGGIKDFLNEITDDEKIVNDVIYMADSFETQPAKEVEAVDENGNVYLKKVGAKVVEVEIAMNYTTAQREIVYSFVNNINTHEGGTHVSGFRTALTRTINDIAKQMNLIKEKSGTFQGTDVREGLVCIISVKIPEPQFEGQTKTKLGNSEVTGIVSNIVGSNLKFYLEDHPKAAEKIIEKMTMSKKAREAAKKARELVLRKSNLEVGSLPGKLADCSSKDPAESEIFIVEGNSAGGSAKQGRDRRFQAILPLRGKILNVEKASVHRTLENAEIRDMITAFGAGFGDDMNLEKLRYHKIVIMTDADVDGAHIRTLMLTFFYRHLRELINEGYIYIAQPPLYKIQAGKAIRYAYSDDQLKQVTKVLENDGRKYTIQRYKGLGEMNPEQLWETTLDPEVRTLLKVSMEDASYADKMFNILMGDKVEPRRKFIEDNANYVRNLDI
- the mnmE gene encoding tRNA uridine-5-carboxymethylaminomethyl(34) synthesis GTPase MnmE, which translates into the protein MLFDTIAAISTPKGEGGIAIIRISGDKSFEILDKIFIKKNPNADLGFYKLNYGFIKDGEKTVDEVMAVRLKAPKSYTCEDIVEINCHGGTLVSEKVLELVLRNGARHAESGEFTKRAFMNGRIDLSQAEAVMDIIQGKTEKSVSLSLDQLRGDLRDKVNEFKKALLDIAAHVNVVLDYPEEGIDDPLPAELRNNLEKVYEEANRLIDSYDTGKKIKEGIKTVIVGKPNVGKSTLLNALLHEERAIVTHIAGTTRDIIEEIINIKGIPLVLVDTAGIRRTDDIVENIGVEKSKQFIEKADLVLLVLDASKELEAEDMEVITKIKENNKKVIVLLNKIDLNKKINLEGYSLENIVEISAKDNIGIEDMQEKIYSYIVEEDVENSSEKLIITNIRHKTALEKTKDAIRNIFETIDMGLPMDLISVDLKEALDSLSEITGEISSEDILDHVFGNFCVGK
- a CDS encoding R3H domain-containing nucleic acid-binding protein, producing the protein MEKIVLKAQNEEELKNMVSRSLTLKEDETYRVKVLKYPKKILFISIKGEYEIEIIKKSELKTDEIKAEGEKPKAQNEYRNAKKDKREARGENRNNFQKDNGKKNYRNENEEKSAANQPDLNIDKIRAFFKEFIVSVKLDVRIVSIKKENNNKYLVILDGKDMRFLIGEKGNTLNSFEYLLSTTKQFKHLKISVDSNNYKEKRERSLRDLARKKGKAVLATGNAIKLNPMSARERKIIHEEVSFMRGLKTESMGEEPKRYLVIKKLDEKF
- a CDS encoding YidC/Oxa1 family membrane protein insertase, whose protein sequence is MFKIQALVDFVVHVLNAIYSVVGNYGIAIIIVTILMRIIVFPLTLKQEKSMKKMRELQPELEKIKEKYKDDPQEYQRKTAELYRESGVNPLGGCLPILIQMPIFVALYWAFSGNAIPADAKFLWFTLKQPDRLFMMGKFAFNLLPILNVGVTYIQQKIMTSATGGQENAQQMQTMMYMLPLMMLFIFYNMPSGVTLYYLVSGALSLVQQYFILKGRSDDGKDSIKGAK